From Daphnia magna isolate NIES linkage group LG2, ASM2063170v1.1, whole genome shotgun sequence:
CAATCCTTGACAAATACCAACGGCAGGAAAGGTGGATAGCCTGGCCCCTGAGGATGGATTGGTCTCTGTTCTATTCCTTCTTTGGTGGTGGGCATGGTGAATGGACCAAGAATGGGTTCATCAGGAAAATATTCAGTCATACAGTTTGGCGACggcaaagaaacaaaaggtaCATGCGGATAAATCCAATCCTCTGCGGAACTTGATTCTGGAAGAACAATCTGATTGGCGCGTAAGCGTTGGCCGTTCACGTAAAGTTTAAGATAAATAAGACGACCCTTTAGAACTGTTCCATTGCAGCAAACTAGAGCTTTTTGAGCGTCTCTGGGATGGCGGAAAACTATTACAGCTTTACCGCACAAGAAGCTTTTGTCATTAAGGTACATACCGACGGATTTAACCGGCCCTGCCATCTTCTCAAAAAATTCTAGCAGCTGTTCTCCTTTGACAGAATATTGCAAGTTAGAAACAAGCAAGCAGTAGTAGTCATCATTTACCCTAGAGCTATCGGATGGTGGGTATGGCCTTCTCCAAATTAGGATCGTCCTGTGATTTTTCGAATGATTCAACTTCTACCTTATCTTCTTCTGGAAGAAACATGTCTGTTCCTTCACAACTGGACTGGTCAAAGTTCGTATCATTTGGAAAATCCCGGGTAATGTCATCTGGTAAAAGTCGCTCCTCTAAAACAACTGGCAAGCGGTTGACTGAGCCAGGGAACACGATTTGTTCGGGGTGAATTTGACGTCCGTCCACAAGGAGTTTTAGAACCATTTGACGACCATCAAACTGTGTTCCGTCGTAGAGTAGGAGAGCTCTGCGGGCGTCCTCTGCGCGATGGAAAATAATTTCAGCTTTGCATAAGAAATCGGCGCCCTTGTCCAAGTACATGGCGAAAAACTCAATCGGCCCTACCAGTTGTTCAAAATAGTCGACAATTTCTTGAGTAGTTGTGG
This genomic window contains:
- the LOC116915312 gene encoding uncharacterized protein LOC116915312; translation: MADQISIFSREFYEVKQTVEYLWVYNLSYATTTQEIVDYFEQLVGPIEFFAMYLDKGADFLCKAEIIFHRAEDARRALLLYDGTQFDGRQMVLKLLVDGRQIHPEQIVFPGSVNRLPVVLEERLLPDDITRDFPNDTNFDQSSCEGTDMTILIWRRPYPPSDSSRVNDDYYCLLVSNLQYSVKGEQLLEFFEKMAGPVKSVGMYLNDKSFLCGKAVIVFRHPRDAQKALVCCNGTVLKGRLIYLKLYVNGQRLRANQIVLPESSSAEDWIYPHVPFVSLPSPNCMTEYFPDEPILGPFTMPTTKEGIEQRPIHPQGPGYPPFLPLVFVKDCVRPYEAPVFE